The Magnolia sinica isolate HGM2019 chromosome 9, MsV1, whole genome shotgun sequence genome contains a region encoding:
- the LOC131256607 gene encoding ethanolamine-phosphate cytidylyltransferase-like isoform X2, translating into MGSMEFESHNWIWDGVYYPHLFGGIMITAAVLGLSTSYFGGIGVACLPYFGLDLGIFQKKRYGRRPVRVYMDGCFDLMHYGHANALRQAKALGDELVVGVVSDEEIIANKGPPVLSMEERLVLVNGLKWVDEVITNAPYEINEKFMNTLFNELKIDYIIHGDDPCLLPGGTDAYALAKKVGRYKQIKRTEGVSSTDIVGRILSSMRDRDRQSNASLPEQFHNQSTTHAEESDSNGSHVSHFLPTSRRIVQFSNGKILKHARQLGDFLLVGIHSDQTVSEHRGTHHPVMHLHERSLSVLACRYVDEVIIGAPWEVTKDMITTFNISLVVHGTVAESNPLSNGEVDPYAAPKSMGIFWMVESPRDTTTTSIAERIIANHDIYKKRNAKKEENEKRYYAEKKFVFGD; encoded by the exons ATGGGGTCTATGGAATTTGAAAGCCATAATTGGATATGGGATGGGGTTTACTACCCACATCTGTTTGGAGGAATAATGATTACAGCTGCTGTTCTTGGATTATCAACTAGCTATTTTGGTGGAATTGGGGTTGCTTGTTTGCCCTATTTTGGGCTGGATTTGGGGATATTCCAGAAGAAGAGGTATGGTAGAAGACCTGTAAGGGTTTACATGGATGGGTGCTTTGATCTCATGCACTATGGCCATGCAAATGCATTACGTCAAGCAAAGGCTCTTGGAGATGAATTGGTAGTGGGAGTGGTCAGTGACGAAGAGATCATAGCAAACAAGGGTCCTCCTGTTTTATCCATGGAAGAGAG GTTGGTCCTTGTTAATGGGCTGAAGTGGGTAGACGAGGTCATCACCAATGCCCCATATGAGATTAATGAGAAGTTCATGAATACTCTTTTCAATGAGCTTAAGATCGACTACATTATACATGGAGACGATCCTTGTCTACTTCCAGGTGGGACTGATGCTTATGCCCTTGCAAAGAAGGTGGGCCGTTACAAGCAAATCAAGCGCACTGAAGGTGTCTCGAGCACGGATATTGTTG GCAGGATACTTTCTTCTATGAGGGACCGGGATCGTCAGAGCAATGCATCCTTGCCAGAACAATTCCATAACCAGAGCACTACTCATGCTGAGGAAAGTGATTCGAATGGATCCCATGTATCTCATTTTCTACCTACATCTCGTCGGATTGTGCAATTTTCAAATGGAAAG ATCCTTAAGCATGCTAGGCAGCTTGGAGATTTTCTACTTGTAGGTATCCACAGTGATCAAACTGTCAG TGAGCACAGAGGAACTCATCATCCAGTTATGCACCTTCATGAGCGGAGCCTTAGTGTGCTGGCATGCCGATACGTTGATGAAGTCATCATTGGTGCACCTTGGGAAGTAACGAAAGACATG ATAACAACCTTTAACATTTCCTTGGTTGTGCACGGGACAGTCGCCGAGAGCAACCCTCTGTCGAAT GGTGAAGTTGATCCGTATGCCGCCCCAAAGAGCATGGGAATTTTCTGGATGGTTGAGAGCCCTAGAGATACGACGACCACTTCAATAGCTGAGAGGATAATTGCCAATCATGACATTTACAAG
- the LOC131256607 gene encoding ethanolamine-phosphate cytidylyltransferase-like isoform X1 — protein sequence MGSMEFESHNWIWDGVYYPHLFGGIMITAAVLGLSTSYFGGIGVACLPYFGLDLGIFQKKRYGRRPVRVYMDGCFDLMHYGHANALRQAKALGDELVVGVVSDEEIIANKGPPVLSMEERLVLVNGLKWVDEVITNAPYEINEKFMNTLFNELKIDYIIHGDDPCLLPGGTDAYALAKKVGRYKQIKRTEGVSSTDIVGRILSSMRDRDRQSNASLPEQFHNQSTTHAEESDSNGSHVSHFLPTSRRIVQFSNGKGPGPNARVVYIDGAFDLFHAGHVEILKHARQLGDFLLVGIHSDQTVSEHRGTHHPVMHLHERSLSVLACRYVDEVIIGAPWEVTKDMITTFNISLVVHGTVAESNPLSNGEVDPYAAPKSMGIFWMVESPRDTTTTSIAERIIANHDIYKKRNAKKEENEKRYYAEKKFVFGD from the exons ATGGGGTCTATGGAATTTGAAAGCCATAATTGGATATGGGATGGGGTTTACTACCCACATCTGTTTGGAGGAATAATGATTACAGCTGCTGTTCTTGGATTATCAACTAGCTATTTTGGTGGAATTGGGGTTGCTTGTTTGCCCTATTTTGGGCTGGATTTGGGGATATTCCAGAAGAAGAGGTATGGTAGAAGACCTGTAAGGGTTTACATGGATGGGTGCTTTGATCTCATGCACTATGGCCATGCAAATGCATTACGTCAAGCAAAGGCTCTTGGAGATGAATTGGTAGTGGGAGTGGTCAGTGACGAAGAGATCATAGCAAACAAGGGTCCTCCTGTTTTATCCATGGAAGAGAG GTTGGTCCTTGTTAATGGGCTGAAGTGGGTAGACGAGGTCATCACCAATGCCCCATATGAGATTAATGAGAAGTTCATGAATACTCTTTTCAATGAGCTTAAGATCGACTACATTATACATGGAGACGATCCTTGTCTACTTCCAGGTGGGACTGATGCTTATGCCCTTGCAAAGAAGGTGGGCCGTTACAAGCAAATCAAGCGCACTGAAGGTGTCTCGAGCACGGATATTGTTG GCAGGATACTTTCTTCTATGAGGGACCGGGATCGTCAGAGCAATGCATCCTTGCCAGAACAATTCCATAACCAGAGCACTACTCATGCTGAGGAAAGTGATTCGAATGGATCCCATGTATCTCATTTTCTACCTACATCTCGTCGGATTGTGCAATTTTCAAATGGAAAG GGACCTGGACCAAATGCTCGTGTAGTGTATATTGATGGTGCATTTGATCTCTTTCATGCTGGTCATGTGGAG ATCCTTAAGCATGCTAGGCAGCTTGGAGATTTTCTACTTGTAGGTATCCACAGTGATCAAACTGTCAG TGAGCACAGAGGAACTCATCATCCAGTTATGCACCTTCATGAGCGGAGCCTTAGTGTGCTGGCATGCCGATACGTTGATGAAGTCATCATTGGTGCACCTTGGGAAGTAACGAAAGACATG ATAACAACCTTTAACATTTCCTTGGTTGTGCACGGGACAGTCGCCGAGAGCAACCCTCTGTCGAAT GGTGAAGTTGATCCGTATGCCGCCCCAAAGAGCATGGGAATTTTCTGGATGGTTGAGAGCCCTAGAGATACGACGACCACTTCAATAGCTGAGAGGATAATTGCCAATCATGACATTTACAAG
- the LOC131256606 gene encoding pyrophosphate-energized membrane proton pump 3: MDDMENGTMGSYQDRPRTFPMMRSKPYTPLIFRILMGLNVRALFGLLLLSLGAVFYIGARTSPIIVFVFSICIISFLFAIYLTKWVLAKDEGPPEMAQISDAIRDGAEGFFRTQYGTISKMAVLLALIILCIYLFRSTTPQQKAAGIGRSTSACITVVAFLLGALCSGIAGYVGMWVSVRANVRVSSAARRSAREALQIAVRAGGFSAIIVVGMAVIGVAILYATFFVWLGVDSPGSMKVTDLPLLLVGYGFGASFVALFAQLGGGIYTKAADVGADLVGKVEQGIPEDDPRNPAVIADLVGDNVGDCAARGADLFESIAAEIISAMILGGTMAQRCKIEDPSGFILFPLVIHSFDLVVSSIGILSIRGTRESGAKVPIEDPMTIIQKGYSITIFLAVLAFGASTRWLLYTDQAPSAWLNFALCGLVGITTAYVFVWISKYYTDYKHEPVRTLALASTTGHGTNIIAGISLGLESTALPVLVISVAIVSSFWLGQTSGLVDVTGSPTGGLFGTAVATMGMLSSAAYVLTMDMFGPIADNAGGIVEMSQQPESVREITDVLDAVGNTTKATTKGFAIGSAALASFLLFSAYMDEVASFAQTPFKEVDIAIPEVFVGGLLGSMLIFLFSAWACSAVGRTAQEVVNEVRRQFIERPGIMDYKEKPDYSRCVSIVASASLREMIKPGALAIISPIAIGFVFRILGHLTGHPLLGAKVVASMLMFATVSGILMALFLNTAGGAWDNAKKFIETGALGGKGSECHKAAVTGDTVGDPFKDTAGPSLHVLIKMLATITLVMAPVFL, translated from the exons ATATTTCGAATTCTTATGGGATTAAATGTTCGTGCCTTATTTGGTCTCTTGCTGTTGAGCTTGGGAGCTGTCTTTTACATTGGTGCAAGGACTTCTCCAATTATCGTGTTTGTCTTCTCCATCTGCATCATCAGCTTCCTTTTTGCTATTTATCTCACCAAGTGGGTGCTTGCGAAGGATGAGGGACCTCCCGAGATGGCTCAG ATATCAGATGCAATACGGGATGGGGCAGAAGGTTTCTTTCGGACCCAGTATGGTACTATTTCGAAGATGGCAGTATTGTTGGCGCTAATAATCCTTTGCATCTACTTATTTCGCAGTACAACTCCTCAACAAAAAGCAGCTGGCATTGGGAG ATCAACATCTGCATGTATTACGGTGGTTGCTTTTCTTCTGGGGGCTCTTTGCTCGGGCATTGCGGGGTATGTTGGGATGTGGGTGTCAGTACGTGCAAATGTTAGAGTTTCCAGTGCTGCTAGACGGTCTGCACGGGAGGCATTGCAG ATTGCTGTGCGTGCTGGTGGTTTCTCAGCCATTATAGTTGTGGGTATGGCTGTAATAGGAGTGGCAATCCTTTATGCAACATTCTTTGTTTGGTTGGGTGTAGATTCACCAGGTTCAATGAAGGTTACTGATT TGCCTCTTCTCCTGGTTGGTTATGGTTTTGGAGCCTCGTTTGTTGCCCTTTTCGCGCAGTTGGGTGGTGGAATATACACTAAAGCAGCTGATGTTGGTGCTGATCTTGTTGGAAAAGTAGAGCAGGGAATCCCTGAAGATGATCCTCGAAATCCCGCTGTTATTGCAGATTTG GTTGGAGACAACGTGGGTGACTGTGCTGCTCGAGGTGCTGATCTTTTTGAAAGTATTGCGGCAGAGATAATCAGTGCTATGATACTTGGGGGGACAATGGCTCAACGTTGCAAAATCGAAG ATCCGTCTGGGTTTATCTTGTTTCCTCTTGTCATTCATTCTTTTGACTTGGTGGTATCATCAATTGGAATACTTTCAATCAGGGGTACACGTGAATCTGGAGCAAAGGTTCCGATAGAGGATCCAATGACAATAATCCAAAAAGGCTATTCCATTACAATATTTTTAGCTGTTCTGGCATTTGGCGCG TCTACTCGTTGGCTGCTTTACACTGATCAAGCACCTTCTGCATGGCTGAActttgccttatgtggcttggTGGGAATCACAACAGCCTACGTTTTTGTTTGGATTTCTAAGTATTACACTGATTACAAGCATGAGCCTGTACGCACGCTAGCTCTTGCAAGCACAACAGGCCATGGAACTAACATAATTGCAGGCATAAGTTTGGGTTTAGAATCAACTGCCCTTCCAGTCCTTGTTATTAGTGTAGCTATTGTTTCATCTTTCTGGCTAGGTCAAACTTCAGGCCTGGTAGATGTAACTGGAAGTCCAACTGGTGGTCTATTTGGGACTGCTGTAGCAACAATGGGGATGCTCAGTTCTGCAGCTTATGTGCTCACCATGGATATGTTTGGTCCGATTGCTGATAATGCCGGTGGGATCGTTGAGATGAGCCAGCAG CCTGAAAGTGTCCGGGAGATTACAGATGTTCTAGATGCTGTTGGGAACACCACAAAAGCTACCACTAAAGGATTTGCTATTGGTTCTGCAGCACTTGCTTCTTTCCTCCTTTTTAGTGCTTATATGGATGAAGTAGCTTCTTTTGCGCAAACCCCCTTTAAGGAG GTTGACATTGCAATTCCAGAGGTTTTTGTTGGTGGCTTGTTGGGCTCTATgcttattttcttatttagtgCATGGGCATGTTCTGCTGTTGGTCGAACTGCCCAAGAGGTTGTTAATGAAGTGCGGAGACAGTTTATTGAGAGACCGGGTATCATG GACTATAAAGAGAAACCAGATTACAGCCGCTGCGTCTCTATTGTGGCATCTGCGTCTTTGCGGGAGATGATAAAACCTGGCGCTTTGGCTATTATATCGCCCATTGCGATCG GGTTTGTGTTTCGGATATTGGGCCACCTCACTGGCCATCCTCTATTAGGGGCCAAAGTTGTGGCTTCCATGCTCATGTTTGCGACTGTATCCGGTATTCTTATGGCTCTCTTTCTAAACACTGCTGGAGGGGCCTGGGATAATGCGAAAAAATTTATAGAAACTGGCGCTCTTGGTGGCAAAGGGAGCGAATGTCACAAAGCTGCTGTCACGGGGGATAC TGTCGGCGACCCGTTCAAGGACACTGCTGGGCCCTCTCTTCATGTCCTTATCAAGATGCTTGCGACGATAACGCTTGTCATGGCACCTGTTTTTCTGTGA